Proteins from a genomic interval of Desulfovibrio piger:
- a CDS encoding LemA family protein yields MNIWLLGALAIVVAAVLWYIMTMNRFARLLVKIREADSGIEVALTKRFDTLTKMLEVTRAYARHEADTLGNIVKMRQGMNMTQRSDANSQMDVLREKINVLAEAYPELRSSDNFRALQTSITDVEEDLQAVRRIYNMNVSQFNQMLVTWPDSIVGHIHGHKNQDFFKAEKDKKQDVAIHFFL; encoded by the coding sequence ATGAACATCTGGCTTTTGGGGGCGCTGGCAATCGTGGTGGCAGCGGTTCTGTGGTACATCATGACCATGAATCGCTTCGCCAGACTTCTGGTGAAAATCAGGGAAGCCGATTCCGGTATTGAAGTGGCTCTAACCAAGCGTTTCGATACCCTGACCAAGATGCTGGAGGTGACTAGGGCTTATGCTAGGCATGAGGCCGACACTCTGGGGAACATAGTAAAAATGCGCCAGGGGATGAACATGACGCAGCGGTCTGATGCCAACAGTCAGATGGATGTCCTGCGTGAAAAAATCAACGTGCTGGCCGAAGCCTACCCGGAACTGCGTTCCAGCGACAATTTTCGCGCATTGCAGACCTCCATTACAGACGTCGAAGAAGACCTGCAGGCCGTGCGGCGTATTTATAATATGAATGTCTCGCAATTCAATCAGATGCTGGTGACTTGGCCAGACAGTATTGTGGGGCATATACATGGACATAAAAATCAGGATTTCTTTAAGGCAGAGAAAGATAAAAAACAGGATGTGGCAATACATTTTTTCCTGTAA
- a CDS encoding LuxR C-terminal-related transcriptional regulator, whose amino-acid sequence MYGLTVIEAPSGFGKTTALREYLAREQQMAEVRWYTCFGESAGRTWAGICALFGGAEDSITDELLELGEPSLENLADIAFLISGYTCAEPTFVVIDNYQLFDSPVRKRCIAAFSACRDENIHIILVTQPLKDEGKGLTFHAQPYLGITTRDLFFDNKCIVEYCRLTGIDISQKQIELLQTSSRGWVAAIRLQLQNYRHTGNFLDFSDIRPLVETAIWNRLSPEERNLIMALSLLESFNSHQAAIMSGGMALPDTVAELLSLDFFIRYAADRQAYIMHSILRDYLLERFSMQSAEFKKAAYRKAALASLDIDDLLQAALFFMKVEDYQAILALPISTQYVYNNQERDITALFESLMDRCPREILQAHPVFLVLMAYNFFRRGAHAYFRHATEVLSNLLEANKGRHGIEWEKACGEYAMLMSFTEYNDIARMGEFHRKALHHLRAVSDIPRSEVFRGTMPFGTVSVLCLYWNSLGSLSHLTDLMDTYLPVYSELASGHGAGAEHIFRAEAALASGDDEAAELMAYKAAYRARKEGQYGVILSADLLLAEVAILRGDVETYGMTRESIVRNMKESGQRSVLRLGELCQATLDLSLGQTENIPQWLRDIAGIQRVVYTHSIPYALILYEHYLLLEGRHAELRRCEDLIMQQARAMNYILPRLYHALYLAIVEAREGAMSGAASHMEEALQLALPDGIYLPFARLASDLKPLFALMPQQVAELRAVCSRRERGVVRLRKEQEGALLLTLREREVFVLARERLSAKEISARLCISIHTVNTILKNIYRKLNINSKAELKSIRTF is encoded by the coding sequence ATGTATGGCCTGACGGTCATTGAGGCACCGTCAGGCTTCGGCAAAACCACGGCGTTGCGCGAATATCTGGCACGGGAACAACAAATGGCCGAAGTGCGCTGGTATACCTGTTTCGGCGAATCAGCAGGCAGGACATGGGCGGGGATCTGCGCACTTTTCGGCGGGGCGGAGGACAGCATAACGGATGAGCTGTTGGAACTTGGTGAACCCTCTCTGGAGAATCTGGCTGATATAGCTTTTCTCATTTCCGGCTATACCTGCGCAGAACCCACGTTTGTGGTCATCGACAATTACCAGCTCTTCGATAGCCCGGTGCGAAAGCGCTGCATCGCCGCTTTTTCCGCCTGCCGGGATGAGAACATACATATCATTCTAGTGACACAGCCCCTCAAGGATGAAGGAAAAGGATTGACCTTTCATGCTCAGCCATATCTCGGTATCACGACGCGCGACCTCTTTTTCGATAATAAATGCATTGTTGAATATTGCCGTCTGACGGGCATAGACATCTCACAGAAACAGATAGAGTTGCTCCAGACGAGCTCAAGGGGTTGGGTAGCCGCCATCCGTCTGCAGCTGCAAAACTACAGGCACACCGGAAATTTTCTCGATTTCAGTGACATTCGTCCTCTGGTGGAAACTGCCATATGGAATCGACTTTCACCCGAAGAACGGAACCTCATAATGGCACTCTCCCTGCTGGAGTCCTTCAACAGCCATCAGGCCGCCATCATGAGTGGCGGCATGGCGTTGCCAGATACTGTCGCGGAGCTGCTTTCTCTTGATTTCTTCATTCGCTACGCAGCGGATAGACAGGCCTATATCATGCACAGCATCCTGCGAGATTATCTGCTGGAACGCTTTTCCATGCAGTCCGCAGAGTTCAAAAAAGCAGCGTACCGCAAGGCCGCCCTTGCCAGTCTTGATATAGACGACCTGTTGCAGGCAGCTCTCTTCTTCATGAAGGTGGAAGACTACCAGGCAATTTTGGCCCTCCCCATATCCACCCAGTATGTCTATAATAATCAAGAACGGGACATCACAGCCCTGTTCGAGAGCTTAATGGACAGATGCCCACGGGAAATTCTACAGGCTCACCCGGTTTTTCTCGTACTCATGGCGTATAATTTTTTTCGGAGAGGGGCTCATGCCTATTTTCGGCATGCCACGGAAGTTCTCAGTAATCTGCTTGAGGCGAACAAAGGAAGGCATGGAATTGAATGGGAGAAAGCCTGCGGTGAATATGCCATGCTCATGTCCTTCACCGAATATAACGACATCGCCAGAATGGGGGAGTTCCACCGCAAGGCCCTGCATCATCTGCGGGCTGTTTCGGACATTCCCCGTTCCGAGGTTTTCCGGGGCACCATGCCCTTCGGTACGGTCTCTGTTCTTTGCCTGTACTGGAATAGCCTGGGCAGTCTGAGCCATCTGACGGATCTTATGGACACCTACTTGCCAGTGTATTCTGAGCTGGCTTCCGGACACGGTGCTGGAGCGGAACACATTTTCCGCGCAGAGGCGGCTCTTGCCTCCGGTGATGACGAGGCAGCGGAACTCATGGCTTACAAGGCTGCATACCGGGCACGCAAGGAGGGGCAATACGGAGTCATTCTCAGCGCGGATCTTCTCCTGGCCGAAGTCGCGATTCTGCGCGGAGACGTTGAAACCTATGGAATGACCCGTGAAAGCATTGTCCGCAATATGAAAGAATCAGGGCAACGTTCCGTGCTGCGTTTAGGGGAACTATGTCAGGCGACCCTGGACCTCAGTCTGGGACAGACTGAGAATATTCCTCAATGGTTGCGCGATATTGCGGGAATACAGCGGGTAGTTTACACCCACAGCATTCCCTATGCCCTGATTCTGTATGAGCACTATCTCCTGCTGGAGGGACGACACGCGGAATTGCGCAGGTGCGAGGATCTGATTATGCAGCAGGCTCGCGCAATGAACTATATCCTTCCTCGACTGTACCATGCCTTGTATCTGGCCATAGTCGAAGCGAGGGAAGGTGCCATGTCGGGCGCTGCCTCCCATATGGAAGAGGCTTTGCAGCTTGCCCTGCCGGACGGGATATATCTTCCGTTTGCCCGCTTGGCTTCCGACCTCAAGCCGCTTTTTGCCCTCATGCCGCAACAGGTTGCGGAATTGCGGGCCGTCTGTTCCCGCCGTGAACGAGGAGTAGTACGCCTGAGGAAAGAGCAGGAGGGAGCTTTACTGTTGACACTGCGGGAACGTGAGGTATTTGTCTTGGCCCGAGAGCGGCTGAGCGCAAAAGAAATCTCGGCGCGACTCTGTATCAGTATACACACTGTAAACACTATATTAAAAAATATATACCGCAAACTGAATATCAACAGCAAAGCGGAATTGAAGAGTATTCGTACTTTTTGA
- the hpsG gene encoding (2S)-3-sulfopropanediol dehydratase, translated as MSCACTYSEQEQLLLDTIAGKSNPYAEKHPRLYRLVAAFEGKKPHIDVERALLFTESMKQTEGELLVLRWAKALKHIGENMTVYIDDDQLIAGRCGQQGARYGILYPELDGDYQASALKELPGHEASPFDVNAEDARAVEEIITPYWKDKTFHQDLNSRLDPESHRLAYADKGGYISRYICCETASNRSSLQWCLDWERLFKLGFKGIREEALARMAELDPDDPVDQSEKRPYLEAIVTVSEGIVTWARRHAELARRKAAEETDPRRKQELLTIASNCEWVPENPPRTFHEAIQAHWFTQAFARLEQKISSNPTNGRMDQLFWPYYQKDLAEGRIDEEGAIELFQCMWASMAQCLDLAITPYNKATHEGYSHWEAVTVGGQTRDGRDATNELSYIIMRSKRECPLHYPDLAARVHSRSPERFLTAVAEMIKQGCGFPKLLNDDEIIPLHLAKGAPLEDIYDYAASGCAEIRMPRVDTYTSGHAQMNFGAAVELVLYNGRMKKYGDELLTVETGDVRNFTTWEEFWQAYATQQNYLMRHAFMQQYHIIKARAQHFATPISDALHVLAMKECVDLHQDHHYEGGLDLGYFECLGYSTAIDSLSAVRKLVFDDKKLTMQELLDALECNFEGKEDVRKMLQSAPCYGNNDDYADSIGLEIDRLAQEFSKKYAPRLGIKCDFRMVPFTSHVPFGRVVSATPNGRKAWTPLSDGSSASHGADVNGPTAVLLSNFNSKNYNMFQRAARLLNIKFTPSCLAGKEGTRKLVSFIRAFVDLRLWHVQFNVVNRQTLVNAQKDPEKYRGLIVRIAGYSAYFTELSKDLQDDLIARTQHEQV; from the coding sequence ATGTCGTGTGCCTGCACTTATTCCGAACAGGAACAGCTCCTTCTCGATACCATCGCCGGCAAGAGCAATCCCTATGCTGAAAAGCATCCCCGCCTGTACCGTCTGGTGGCTGCCTTTGAAGGTAAAAAGCCCCATATCGACGTGGAGCGCGCGCTGCTGTTCACCGAATCCATGAAGCAGACCGAAGGCGAACTGCTGGTGCTGCGCTGGGCCAAGGCCCTCAAGCACATCGGCGAGAACATGACCGTCTACATCGACGATGACCAGCTCATCGCCGGTCGTTGCGGCCAGCAGGGCGCCCGTTACGGCATCCTGTATCCCGAACTGGACGGCGACTATCAGGCGTCCGCCCTCAAGGAACTGCCCGGCCACGAGGCTTCCCCCTTCGACGTCAACGCCGAAGACGCCCGCGCCGTGGAAGAGATCATCACCCCCTACTGGAAGGACAAGACCTTCCACCAGGATCTGAACAGCCGTCTGGATCCCGAGTCCCACCGCCTGGCTTATGCCGACAAGGGCGGCTACATCTCCCGCTACATCTGCTGCGAAACGGCCTCCAATCGTTCCAGCCTGCAGTGGTGCCTGGACTGGGAACGCCTGTTCAAGCTGGGCTTCAAGGGCATCCGTGAAGAAGCCCTGGCCCGCATGGCCGAACTGGATCCCGACGATCCGGTGGACCAGAGCGAAAAGCGTCCCTACCTGGAAGCCATCGTCACCGTCAGTGAAGGTATCGTCACCTGGGCCCGCCGCCATGCGGAACTGGCCCGCCGCAAGGCCGCCGAAGAGACCGATCCCCGCCGCAAGCAGGAGCTGCTGACCATCGCTTCCAACTGCGAATGGGTGCCCGAGAACCCGCCGCGCACCTTCCATGAAGCCATCCAGGCCCACTGGTTCACCCAGGCTTTTGCCCGCCTGGAGCAGAAGATCAGCTCCAACCCCACCAACGGCCGCATGGACCAGCTTTTCTGGCCCTACTACCAGAAGGACCTGGCCGAAGGCCGCATCGACGAGGAAGGCGCCATCGAGCTCTTCCAGTGCATGTGGGCCAGCATGGCCCAGTGCCTGGACCTGGCCATCACGCCCTACAACAAGGCCACGCATGAAGGCTATTCCCACTGGGAAGCCGTGACCGTGGGCGGCCAGACCCGCGACGGCCGCGACGCCACCAACGAGCTGTCCTACATCATCATGCGTTCCAAGCGGGAATGCCCCCTGCATTACCCCGACCTGGCCGCCCGTGTGCACAGCCGTTCTCCCGAGCGCTTCCTGACTGCTGTGGCCGAGATGATCAAGCAGGGCTGCGGCTTCCCCAAGCTGCTCAATGACGACGAGATCATCCCCCTGCATCTGGCCAAGGGCGCTCCCCTGGAAGACATCTATGACTATGCCGCTTCCGGTTGTGCCGAGATCCGTATGCCCCGCGTGGATACCTACACCAGCGGCCATGCCCAGATGAACTTTGGTGCCGCCGTGGAACTGGTGCTCTACAACGGCCGCATGAAGAAGTACGGCGACGAACTGCTGACCGTGGAAACCGGTGACGTGCGCAACTTCACCACCTGGGAAGAGTTCTGGCAGGCCTACGCCACCCAGCAGAACTACCTGATGCGCCACGCCTTCATGCAGCAGTACCACATCATCAAGGCCCGCGCGCAGCACTTTGCCACGCCCATCTCCGATGCCCTGCATGTGCTGGCCATGAAGGAATGCGTGGACCTGCACCAGGATCACCACTACGAAGGCGGCCTGGATCTCGGCTACTTCGAATGCCTGGGCTACAGTACGGCCATCGATTCCCTGTCGGCTGTCCGCAAGCTGGTCTTCGACGACAAGAAACTGACCATGCAGGAGCTGCTGGACGCTCTGGAATGCAACTTCGAAGGCAAGGAAGACGTCCGCAAGATGCTGCAGAGTGCCCCCTGCTACGGCAATAATGATGATTACGCCGACAGCATCGGCCTGGAGATCGACCGCCTGGCCCAGGAATTCAGCAAGAAGTACGCGCCCCGTCTGGGCATCAAGTGCGACTTCCGCATGGTGCCCTTCACCTCGCACGTGCCCTTCGGCCGCGTGGTCTCCGCCACGCCCAATGGCCGCAAGGCCTGGACGCCGCTGTCCGACGGCTCTTCCGCTTCGCACGGCGCCGACGTCAACGGGCCTACCGCGGTGCTGCTCTCCAACTTCAACTCCAAGAACTACAACATGTTCCAGCGTGCCGCCCGCCTGCTGAACATCAAGTTCACCCCCAGCTGCCTGGCTGGCAAGGAAGGTACCCGCAAGCTGGTGAGCTTCATCCGCGCCTTCGTGGACCTGCGGCTGTGGCATGTGCAGTTCAACGTGGTCAACCGCCAGACCCTGGTCAATGCCCAGAAGGATCCGGAAAAGTACCGCGGCCTCATCGTCCGCATCGCGGGCTACAGCGCCTACTTTACGGAACTGTCCAAGGATCTGCAGGACGACCTCATCGCCCGTACCCAGCACGAGCAGGTCTAG
- a CDS encoding mannan-binding lectin, translated as MKRFTSFGCLMMFFLLLTPLPARAEMTVTIVNGSSLEINYLYLDSGEGGMGSSMSLVPGNRINMNDGNASILKGLTVFAGTKRYVFESMSLPGPKQVLRFVLHDDGVPALVPEGESQSSAQGESFDVETGPIWDNDDAQERCPEVLAAWMEANPGKEAEWTGNWTTTVEGETSVCNLRLRNASSKVSALSSGSITGKSIPLIPEGTVPVDLAQVLAAHTMADLRPMNITEASYPFAGEFFLPVNFAETTWLARIIPENSGEFFGKNVDECPISSIVFHTAIDDEGLKNIILALSSAGYRPWFAYVKNGEKMNITDAIHFWDNADTPTQSDAEETMAESCVTVFSETDPIILEGIYISAKCWDEAVKGENPVAPVMRLHVTSNKNLSLVWMADGSTLIEASRE; from the coding sequence ATGAAACGGTTTACTTCATTCGGATGCCTGATGATGTTTTTTCTCCTTTTGACGCCTCTTCCGGCCAGGGCGGAGATGACTGTAACTATCGTCAATGGTTCGTCACTGGAAATCAATTATCTGTATCTGGATAGTGGAGAAGGCGGTATGGGGTCATCGATGAGCCTTGTCCCCGGCAACAGAATCAATATGAATGACGGCAATGCTTCTATCCTCAAGGGGCTTACGGTATTTGCCGGAACCAAGCGCTATGTCTTTGAGTCAATGAGTCTTCCCGGCCCGAAGCAGGTCCTGCGTTTTGTCCTGCACGATGACGGTGTACCGGCGCTTGTCCCTGAGGGAGAGTCCCAGTCGTCTGCCCAAGGAGAGAGCTTTGATGTTGAAACTGGTCCCATCTGGGACAACGATGATGCTCAGGAACGCTGTCCTGAAGTGCTGGCAGCCTGGATGGAAGCCAATCCCGGCAAGGAGGCCGAATGGACAGGCAACTGGACGACGACTGTTGAAGGGGAGACGAGTGTTTGCAATCTTCGGCTCAGAAATGCTTCTTCCAAGGTTTCGGCGTTATCTTCCGGAAGTATCACCGGAAAATCAATCCCGCTGATCCCCGAAGGAACGGTACCCGTTGACCTGGCACAGGTGCTTGCCGCCCACACTATGGCGGATCTACGCCCGATGAACATCACTGAAGCATCCTATCCATTCGCGGGTGAATTCTTCCTGCCTGTAAACTTTGCGGAGACAACCTGGCTGGCCAGAATTATTCCTGAAAACAGTGGAGAATTTTTCGGCAAAAACGTGGATGAATGCCCCATCAGCAGCATCGTGTTTCATACGGCCATTGACGATGAAGGTCTCAAGAACATCATTCTCGCTTTGTCCTCCGCAGGATACCGCCCCTGGTTCGCTTATGTGAAGAACGGGGAAAAGATGAATATTACCGATGCAATACATTTCTGGGATAATGCGGATACGCCCACTCAGTCCGATGCCGAGGAAACGATGGCCGAGAGTTGCGTTACTGTTTTCAGCGAGACCGATCCCATCATCCTGGAAGGTATTTATATTTCTGCGAAATGCTGGGACGAGGCCGTCAAGGGGGAAAACCCGGTCGCCCCTGTCATGCGTCTGCATGTTACCTCCAATAAGAACCTTTCCCTAGTCTGGATGGCCGATGGTTCCACGCTTATTGAGGCAAGCCGCGAATAG
- a CDS encoding IS5 family transposase (programmed frameshift), whose translation MSKAEMLTDDQWSVLEPLFQKERTGAGRPQIHSDREVLNGVLWVLRTGAAWADLPDRFPSSATCYRRFSKWVKDGRLRKILESLARHLEDNGLINLEECFIDGTFVVAKKGAQKLGKTKRGKGTKLMVIADASGLPIAVYTDSANPHEVRLVQATINEIVTLGRSRRIIGDRAYDSDPLDEALASQGIELIAPHRKNRKKPATQDGRLLRRYKRRWKIERLFAWLNKFKKAITRWERCVERFTALVHLAFSMILLRRVIKIAH comes from the exons ATGAGCAAAGCCGAAATGCTAACTGATGATCAATGGTCTGTCCTGGAACCTCTTTTTCAGAAAGAGCGCACAGGCGCAGGACGTCCACAAATTCATTCTGACAGAGAAGTTTTAAATGGCGTCCTCTGGGTCTTGCGTACAGGCGCGGCATGGGCGGACTTACCGGACAGGTTTCCATCTTCCGCAACTTGCTATCGGAGATTCAGCAAATGGGTAAAAGATGGAAGGCTTCGAAAAATTCTGGAGTCTCTGGCCCGGCATCTTGAAGATAATGGCCTGATAAATCTGGAAGAATGCTTCATTGACGGCACATTCGTTGTCGCAAAAAAAGGGGCCCAAAAGT TGGGAAAGACCAAGCGGGGCAAAGGTACGAAGCTCATGGTTATTGCTGACGCTTCTGGTTTACCTATCGCCGTGTACACGGATTCTGCTAACCCTCATGAAGTCAGACTTGTCCAGGCTACAATCAATGAAATTGTCACGTTGGGACGATCCCGAAGAATTATTGGGGATCGTGCCTATGACAGCGATCCGCTTGATGAAGCCCTTGCTTCTCAGGGAATTGAACTCATCGCGCCGCACCGCAAGAATCGTAAAAAGCCGGCGACGCAAGACGGACGGCTCTTGCGCCGTTACAAAAGAAGATGGAAAATTGAACGCCTTTTTGCGTGGCTTAACAAATTTAAAAAGGCAATAACTCGTTGGGAAAGGTGCGTTGAACGTTTTACGGCTCTTGTCCACCTTGCTTTTTCTATGATTTTGTTGAGAAGAGTTATAAAAATTGCCCATTAA
- a CDS encoding C40 family peptidase yields MRVLVLAVALFFLLPVKWSFCSPNDISVHFKEFVVRDGRWGAKFSLKNNTRDHVVTHIDYRGEYKKDGKKKTFTRKREGKLKLNKPLLPGKSFTLTVLLSAPATSHIENITLAVTDYRYRNKAQKSTSPGDHLGKQLAATVQDYLGSQYVWGGTSPAGFDCSGLVQYVCKKHGITIPRTSAEQAKSGIFVAKEHVRPGDLVFFGRKSSGPVDHVGIYIGNDIYVHAPNPDYTVMKTRLSDNSFTMDGTRYVFQGKYVTARRVTP; encoded by the coding sequence ATGCGTGTCTTGGTGCTGGCTGTAGCGCTGTTTTTTCTACTGCCCGTGAAATGGAGTTTTTGCTCCCCAAATGACATTTCAGTACATTTCAAGGAATTTGTAGTCAGAGATGGCAGATGGGGAGCAAAATTCTCGCTGAAGAACAACACCAGAGATCATGTGGTAACACACATCGACTACCGCGGCGAATATAAGAAAGATGGCAAGAAGAAAACCTTCACGAGAAAACGCGAGGGGAAACTGAAGCTGAATAAACCGCTGCTGCCAGGGAAATCCTTTACACTCACAGTTCTTTTGTCCGCTCCTGCGACATCCCATATTGAGAATATCACTCTTGCCGTTACTGATTACAGGTATAGAAATAAAGCCCAAAAAAGTACCTCTCCGGGAGACCATCTCGGCAAACAACTCGCTGCAACAGTGCAGGATTATCTGGGAAGCCAATATGTCTGGGGTGGTACAAGTCCTGCAGGCTTCGATTGCAGCGGCTTGGTGCAGTATGTCTGCAAGAAACATGGCATTACCATCCCCCGCACCAGCGCAGAACAGGCCAAAAGTGGAATATTTGTTGCCAAAGAACATGTTCGCCCCGGAGATCTGGTATTTTTCGGCCGAAAATCTTCAGGTCCGGTGGATCATGTAGGCATATATATCGGCAATGATATCTATGTTCATGCTCCAAACCCGGACTATACCGTCATGAAGACACGCCTCAGCGACAACTCCTTTACCATGGATGGCACTCGTTATGTTTTTCAGGGGAAATATGTGACGGCACGGCGGGTGACTCCCTGA
- a CDS encoding glycyl-radical enzyme activating protein: protein MSDKNRGTVFNIQRYSVHDGPGIRTLVFLKGCPLRCLWCSNPESQEAAPQLAYNADKCLGCGRCVATCPQQALRLEQDGIHRDRERCDPACRACAEVCPGQALTFYGKTMTAREVLDKVEEDAAFYARSGGGLTLSGGEPLQQGDFCLSILEEAEHRAVHTAMESCGQAPEETILAACGKLDYLLFDIKHLDSKAHKKATGMGNERILRNLAAVRSAYPHLPIHLRTPFIPGINDDEELIRRIVELARSMDAVHYELLPYHRMGEQKYRFLGREYPYGGPAQVDAGILARLRGIVEEVFPEKD, encoded by the coding sequence ATGTCGGACAAGAATCGCGGTACCGTTTTCAACATCCAGCGCTATTCCGTGCATGACGGCCCGGGCATACGGACGCTGGTCTTCCTCAAGGGCTGTCCGCTGCGCTGCCTGTGGTGCAGCAATCCCGAATCCCAGGAGGCCGCACCGCAACTGGCGTACAATGCGGACAAATGCCTTGGCTGCGGGCGCTGTGTGGCCACCTGTCCGCAACAGGCCCTCCGCCTCGAGCAGGACGGCATCCATCGGGACAGGGAACGCTGCGATCCTGCTTGCCGTGCCTGTGCGGAGGTTTGTCCGGGACAGGCGCTGACCTTTTACGGCAAGACCATGACGGCCCGCGAAGTGCTGGACAAGGTGGAAGAAGATGCCGCCTTTTATGCCCGCTCCGGCGGCGGCCTGACCCTGAGCGGCGGCGAGCCGTTGCAGCAGGGGGATTTTTGCCTCTCCATCCTGGAAGAGGCGGAACACCGGGCCGTGCATACCGCCATGGAAAGTTGCGGTCAGGCCCCCGAAGAGACCATCCTTGCCGCCTGCGGCAAGCTCGACTACCTTTTGTTCGACATCAAGCATCTGGACAGCAAGGCCCACAAAAAGGCGACGGGCATGGGCAATGAGCGCATCCTGCGCAACCTTGCGGCTGTGCGGAGCGCGTATCCGCATCTGCCCATCCACCTGCGTACGCCGTTCATCCCCGGTATCAATGATGACGAAGAGCTGATCCGGCGTATCGTCGAGCTGGCCCGCTCCATGGATGCCGTCCATTACGAGCTTTTGCCCTACCACCGTATGGGTGAGCAGAAATACCGCTTTTTGGGCAGGGAATATCCCTATGGCGGCCCTGCTCAGGTGGACGCCGGGATACTGGCGCGCCTGCGGGGTATCGTCGAGGAAGTTTTCCCGGAAAAGGACTGA